Sequence from the Tistrella mobilis genome:
GAAATAAGGTCGTATGGAGCGGGAGGCTCAGATGCAGGGGCTCAGGCCGCGGCGGCCTTGGCCTTCACCTGATCCCAGGCCCAGTCGAGCCAGGGCAGCAGCGCTTCCAGATTGGCGCGCTCGACGGTCGCACCACCCCAGATGCGCAGGCCCGCCGGGGCATCGCGATAGGCACCGATATCCAGCGCCGCACCCTCGGCATCCAGCAGACCGGTCAGGTCCTTCTGGACCTTCGCCTGACCGGCGGCATCGAGACCCTGGAACCAGGGGTCAACGATCGCGAGGCAGATCGAGGTCGGCGAGCGGGTGGCGGCATCGGTGGCGAGGAAATCGACCCAGTCGGTCTTCGCGACCCAGTCGGCCAGCACCGCGAAATTGCCTTCGGTGCGAGCGATCAGGGCCTCGAGGCCGCCGATCTGCTCGGCCCATTTCAGGGCGTCGAGATAGTCTTCCAGGGCCAGCATCGACGGGGTGTTGATCGTCTCACCCTTGAAGATGCCGTCGATCAGCTTGCCGCCCTTTGTCATGCGGAAGATCTTGGGCAGCGGCCAGGCCGGGGTGTAGCTCTCCAGCCGGGCGACCGCGCGCGGCGAGAGGATCAGCATGCCGTGCTGGCCTTCCGAGCCCAGCACCTTCTGCCACGAGAAGGTGACGACGTCGAGCTTGTCCCAGGGCATGTCCATCGCGAAGGCGGCGGAGGTGGCGTCGCAGAAGGTGAGACCCTCGCGATCGGCCGCGATCCAGTCGCCGTTAGGAACCCGCACGCCCGAAGTGGTGCCGTTCCAGGTGAAGATCACGTCGCGGGTAAAATCGACCTGGCCCAGATCCGGCAGCTGGCCGTAACCGGCGGTGAAGCTGCGGACGTCCTGGAGCTTCAGCTGCTTGACGATGTCGGTCTTCCAGCCGTCGCCGAAGCTTTCCCACGACAGGATGTCGACGCCACGGGCGCCGAG
This genomic interval carries:
- a CDS encoding phosphoserine transaminase, with the protein product MTMKPAAKPLDPRFSSGPCAKRPGWSLDALSDAALGISHRAKLGKAKLKEAIDRTAAILGVPADFKVGIVPASDTGAFEMAMWSMLGARGVDILSWESFGDGWKTDIVKQLKLQDVRSFTAGYGQLPDLGQVDFTRDVIFTWNGTTSGVRVPNGDWIAADREGLTFCDATSAAFAMDMPWDKLDVVTFSWQKVLGSEGQHGMLILSPRAVARLESYTPAWPLPKIFRMTKGGKLIDGIFKGETINTPSMLALEDYLDALKWAEQIGGLEALIARTEGNFAVLADWVAKTDWVDFLATDAATRSPTSICLAIVDPWFQGLDAAGQAKVQKDLTGLLDAEGAALDIGAYRDAPAGLRIWGGATVERANLEALLPWLDWAWDQVKAKAAAA